A genomic window from Triticum urartu cultivar G1812 chromosome 7, Tu2.1, whole genome shotgun sequence includes:
- the LOC125519991 gene encoding putative clathrin assembly protein At5g57200 isoform X1, with the protein MAVMGSGTWRKAYGALKDSTKVGLANFNSEYKDLDIAIVKATNHMECPPKERHFRRIMFANSANRPRADVAYSICTLARRLSKTKNWIVALKTLIVIHRLLREGDGSFKDDFLSYSYRGNILQLPNFRDDSSPLAWDSSAWVRLYAFYLHERVECFGVLKYDVEADRLVKLPQASGKAHSRTRTLPCEDLLDQLPALQKLLQRLISCQPEGTACTNHLVQYALALVLKESFKIYCSINDGIINLVDMYFDMAKMDAIKALEIYKRAGQQAEKLSAYYDYCKNLELAKTFQFPTLRQPPSSFLATMEEYIREAPSVSITRKSVQSSPSDHEDEAPQETEKPVEEEKEEPAEAAPEEEPPYTTLSEEDEPPPLPPTTGDLLNLDEELHPMIANLEQSNALALAIVEPGSENNASAPLDLFAVDKAGWELALVAAQSNHTSQPAVSQVQAGGFDKLLLDSLYEDDVRRQQIASVTYNGGVTVNPFDPNDPFAMSNSFAPPSNVQFAMMGQQQYYQAQQHGYFQVQQQQQHQMVAMPPQTYQQQQAQYAVNAGLSNPFGDPFSALVTTANPPKQNNQI; encoded by the exons ATGGCGGTCATGGGGTCCGGCACCTGGCGCAAGGCCTACGGCGCCCTCAAGGACTCCACCAAGGTTGGCCTCGCCAACTTCAACAGCGAGTACAAG GATCTGGATATCGCCATCGTGAAGGCGACGAACCACATGGAGTGCCCGCCCAAGGAGCGGCACTTCAGGA GGATAATGTTTGCGAACTCGGCAAATCGCCCGCGGGCCGACGTCGCCTACTCCATATGTACATTGgcccggagattgtccaagaccAAGAATTGGATA GTTGCGCTTAAAACATTGATAGTGATACATAGGTTACTGAGAGAAGGCGACGGGTCATTCAAAGATGACTTCCTGAGCTATTCATACAGAGGAAACATTTTGCAGCTTCCAAATTTCAGGGACGACTCGAGCCCATTAG CATGGGATTCCTCTGCTTGGGTTCGCCTGTATGCATTCTACCTACATGAACGTGTCGAATGCTTTGGGGTTCTAAAATACGACGTCGAAGCCGATCGTCTGGTGAAATTACCCCAGGCTTCTGGCAAG GCACACAGTAGAACAAGAACCCTTCCATGTGAAGATCTTTTAGATCAGTTGCCTGCATTGCAGAAACTACTACAACGGCTTATTTCTTGCCAG CCTGAAGGTACAGCCTGCACCAATCACCTTGTACAATATGCATTAGCCCTT GTTTTGAAGGAGAGCTTCAAAATATACTGTTCGATAAATGACGGCATCATCAATCTTGTTGATATG TATTTTGATATGGCAAAAATGGATGCTATCAAGGCCCTTGAAATTTATAAAAGAGCTGGCCAGCAG GCAGAAAAGCTTTCTGCGTATTATGACTACTGCAAAAATCTTGAGCTCGCCAAGACTTTCCAGTTTCCTACTTTGAGGCAG CCACCTTCTTCATTCCTTGCAACTATGGAAGAGTACATCAGAGAAGCACCCAGTGTCAGCATCACGAGAAAGAGTGTG CAGAGTTCACCTAGTGACCACGAAGATGAAGCTCCACAGGAAACCGAGAAACCGGTTGAAGAGGAGAAAGAAGAGCCAGCGGAAGCTGCACCTGAAGAAGAGCCACCATATACCACTCTCTCAGAAGAAGATGAACCCCCACCATTGCCGCCAACCACTGGGGATCTATTA AACTTGGATGAAGAATTGCACCCCATGATTGCAAACCTTGAACAAAGCAACGCACTTGCTCTTGCCATCGTGGAACCAG GGAGTGAGAACAATGCCTCGGCCCCTCTAGACTTGTTTGCCGTTGACAAAGCTGGGTGGGAATTGGCACTGGTCGCTGCCCAGAGTAACCACACAAGCCAACCAGCTGTCAGCCAAGTG CAAGCCGGAGGGTTCGACAAGCTGCTGCTAGACAGCCTATACGAAGACGATGTGAGGAGGCAGCAAATCGCCAGTGTGACCTACAACGGCGGCGTCACGGTGAACCCATTTGACCCCAATGACCCGTTTGCCATGTCCAACAGCTTCGCGCCGCCATCGAATGTGCAGTTCGCCATGATGGGGCAGCAGCAGTACTACCAGGCACAGCAGCATGGCTACTTCCAGgtgcagcagcagcaacaacatcAGATGGTGGCGATGCCGCCACAGACATACCAGCAGCAGCAGGCTCAGTACGCCGTGAATGCCGGATTATCCAACCCGTTCGGAGATCCGTTCAGTGCTCTCGTCACGACGGCAAATCCGCCAAAGCAAAACAATCAGATTTAG
- the LOC125526016 gene encoding TBC1 domain family member 5 homolog B-like isoform X1 — MPEPPAGQRFSGLRGARWRADLGVLPGSPDVPTTELRRAAADSRRRYANLRRRLLIDPHLSKDEDGAPNLVVENPLSQNPESTWGQYFRNAELEKMLNQDLSRLYPELGEFFQTTTCQSMLERILLVWSLRYPEFGYKQGMHELLAPLFYVLHIDVQHFKQVKELHEELLGDDFDGQTFPDRFLLNRSDRANNSEGGAAKIRSLDELDADTRDLLLINDAYGAEGELGIILSEKFMEHDAYCMFENLMNGLMNGAQGVVAITDFYSLSPASESSMGLTPVREASAAIYHLLASVDSSLHSHLVELGVEPQYFALRWLRVLFGREFTLDNLLFIWDEIFSSPNHSYCTDIKNRGDYQFKVLCSPRGALILSMAVSMMLHLRSSLLGSEHATSCLVRLLNFPQDIDLKNLIEKAKLLQSLALEANLPLSPLTGKSPLTPPNYWEETWKMLQMSGDKRSGGSTVRIKGRGFLRRSVSNTESNVSRTKGANVDNSNSTSTSQPEPIVDELNTTDIVPVKLINSLPTMPIVHQKDCVGQGTAEIVRSTSNSLCEAGPHDGYHTTSAKIRDRIDGAREYLSRNRPPSFRRRTDHDHDTRHEEEPCVSHGAKVVNEPDTLSVHNDKTDEPCQGDGKTDEAAITDRTFESVDYQPNQEHSICSDVGPSLKVADKELVGTLRSFGESMVENIQVIELHFRPNLPTASVQNGPGSTEQAKALVALEELKKISDLLCRV; from the exons ATGCCGGAGCCACCGGCGGGCCAGCGCTTCTCGGGCCTCCGCGGCGCGCGGTGGCGCGCCGATCTAGGCGTCCTGCCCGGCTCCCCCGACGTCCCCACCACCGagctccgccgcgccgccgccgactccCGCCGCAG ATACGCTAATTTGCGGCGGCGGCTGCTGATAGATCCCCATCTCTCCAAGGACGAAGACGGTGCTCCTAATCTTGTTGTGGAGAACCCACTGTCACAGAACCCAG AAAGCACTTGGGGTCAATATTTCAGGAATGCAGAACTAGAGAAAATGCTGAACCAAGACCTGTCCCGACTCTATCCTGAATTGGGAGAATTTTTCCAAACAACCACATGTCAGTCCATGCTTGAACGCATACTGCTAGTATGGAGCCTTAGATACCCAGAGTTTGGATATAAACAAG GAATGCATGAACTCCTAGCTCCTCTGTTCTATGTCCTTCACATTGATGTGCAGCACTTTAAACAAGTTAAGGAGCTTCATGAAGAGCTTCTTGGTGACGATTTTGATGGCCAGACATTTCCAGATAGGTTTTTGCTGAACAGGAGTGACAGGGCTAACAATTCTGAGGGTGGTGCAGCTAAAATTAGAAGTTTGGACGAGCTTGATGCTGATACTAGGGACCTCCTCTTGATAAATGATGCATATGGAGCAGAGGGTGAGCTAGGTATCATTTTATCTGAAAAGTTCATGGAGCATGATGCCTATTGTATGTTTGAGAATTTGATGAACGGGTTGATGAATGGTGCACAAGGTGTGGTTGCTATTACCGATTTCTATTCTCTCAGTCCTGCATCAGAATCAAGCATGGGTTTAACACCTGTAAGGGAGGCATCAGCTGCCATATATCACTTGCTTGCTAGTGTGGATTCCTCTCTTCACAGTCATCTTGTGGAGTTGGGAGTAGAACCTCAGTACTTTGCACTCCGATGGCTTCGAGTCCTATTTGGTCGTGAATTTACACTCGACAATCTTCTGTTTATTTGGGATGAAATCTTCTCTTCTCCAAACCATTCATATTGTACAGACATAAAAAATCGGGGAGACTATCAGTTTAAGGTTTTATGTTCTCCCCGTGGTGCCCTGATTTTGTCAATGGCAGTCTCAATGATGCTTCATCTCAGATCCTCCTTGCTGGGAAGTGAGCATGCGACTTCTTGCCTGGTGAGATTATTAAATTTTCCTCAAGATATTGACTTGAAGAACTTGATTGAGAAGGCCAAGTTATTGCAGTCGTTAGCTCTAGAAGCAAATCTTCCGTTGTCTCCCCTGACAGGAAAATCTCCCTTGACTCCACCCAATTATTGGGAAGAGACATGGAAGATGCTTCAGATGTCAGGAGACAAACGAAGTGGTGGTTCAACTGTTAGGATAAAAGGAAGGGGATTTTTAAGAAGAAGCGTGTCCAACACCGAATCAAATGTTTCTAGAACAAAGGGTGCCAATGTTGATAACAGCAATTCGACTTCAACTAGCCAGCCTGAGCCTATTGTTGATGAACTGAACACCACTGATATAGTTCCTGTCAAATTGATAAACAGTTTACCAACCATGCCTATAGTACACCAAAAGGATTGTGTTGGTCAAGGTACTGCAGAGATCGTTAGAAGTACCTCAAACAGTCTATGTGAGGCAGGCCCGCATGATGGTTACCATACAACTTCTGCCAAAATTAGAGATCGTATTGATGGAGCTCGTGAGTATTTATCAAGGAATAGGCCTCCATCCTTTCGGCGTCGTACTGATCATGACCATGATACCCGTCATGAGGAAGAACCATGTGTTTCCCATGGCGCCAAGGTGGTTAATGAGCCAGATACACTGTCTGTGCATAATGATAAGACTGATGAACCCTGTCAGGGTGATGGTAAGACTGATGAAGCAGCAATTACAGATCGAACATTTGAATCGGTGGATTATCAACCAAATCAAGAGCATAGCATATGTTCTGACGTAGGCCCAAGTTTGAAGGTGGCTGATAAGGAGTTGGTCGGAACATTAAGGTCTTTTGGCGAATCGATGGTTGAAAATATTCAG GTTATTGAACTACACTTTCGACCAAATTTACCCACGGCATCAGTGCAAAATGGTCCCGGAAGCACAGAGCAAGCCAAGGCGCTTGTAGCCCTCGAGGAACTCAAGAAGATCAGTGATCTTTTATGTCGTGTTTAA
- the LOC125526016 gene encoding TBC1 domain family member 5 homolog A-like isoform X2: protein MHELLAPLFYVLHIDVQHFKQVKELHEELLGDDFDGQTFPDRFLLNRSDRANNSEGGAAKIRSLDELDADTRDLLLINDAYGAEGELGIILSEKFMEHDAYCMFENLMNGLMNGAQGVVAITDFYSLSPASESSMGLTPVREASAAIYHLLASVDSSLHSHLVELGVEPQYFALRWLRVLFGREFTLDNLLFIWDEIFSSPNHSYCTDIKNRGDYQFKVLCSPRGALILSMAVSMMLHLRSSLLGSEHATSCLVRLLNFPQDIDLKNLIEKAKLLQSLALEANLPLSPLTGKSPLTPPNYWEETWKMLQMSGDKRSGGSTVRIKGRGFLRRSVSNTESNVSRTKGANVDNSNSTSTSQPEPIVDELNTTDIVPVKLINSLPTMPIVHQKDCVGQGTAEIVRSTSNSLCEAGPHDGYHTTSAKIRDRIDGAREYLSRNRPPSFRRRTDHDHDTRHEEEPCVSHGAKVVNEPDTLSVHNDKTDEPCQGDGKTDEAAITDRTFESVDYQPNQEHSICSDVGPSLKVADKELVGTLRSFGESMVENIQVIELHFRPNLPTASVQNGPGSTEQAKALVALEELKKISDLLCRV from the exons ATGCATGAACTCCTAGCTCCTCTGTTCTATGTCCTTCACATTGATGTGCAGCACTTTAAACAAGTTAAGGAGCTTCATGAAGAGCTTCTTGGTGACGATTTTGATGGCCAGACATTTCCAGATAGGTTTTTGCTGAACAGGAGTGACAGGGCTAACAATTCTGAGGGTGGTGCAGCTAAAATTAGAAGTTTGGACGAGCTTGATGCTGATACTAGGGACCTCCTCTTGATAAATGATGCATATGGAGCAGAGGGTGAGCTAGGTATCATTTTATCTGAAAAGTTCATGGAGCATGATGCCTATTGTATGTTTGAGAATTTGATGAACGGGTTGATGAATGGTGCACAAGGTGTGGTTGCTATTACCGATTTCTATTCTCTCAGTCCTGCATCAGAATCAAGCATGGGTTTAACACCTGTAAGGGAGGCATCAGCTGCCATATATCACTTGCTTGCTAGTGTGGATTCCTCTCTTCACAGTCATCTTGTGGAGTTGGGAGTAGAACCTCAGTACTTTGCACTCCGATGGCTTCGAGTCCTATTTGGTCGTGAATTTACACTCGACAATCTTCTGTTTATTTGGGATGAAATCTTCTCTTCTCCAAACCATTCATATTGTACAGACATAAAAAATCGGGGAGACTATCAGTTTAAGGTTTTATGTTCTCCCCGTGGTGCCCTGATTTTGTCAATGGCAGTCTCAATGATGCTTCATCTCAGATCCTCCTTGCTGGGAAGTGAGCATGCGACTTCTTGCCTGGTGAGATTATTAAATTTTCCTCAAGATATTGACTTGAAGAACTTGATTGAGAAGGCCAAGTTATTGCAGTCGTTAGCTCTAGAAGCAAATCTTCCGTTGTCTCCCCTGACAGGAAAATCTCCCTTGACTCCACCCAATTATTGGGAAGAGACATGGAAGATGCTTCAGATGTCAGGAGACAAACGAAGTGGTGGTTCAACTGTTAGGATAAAAGGAAGGGGATTTTTAAGAAGAAGCGTGTCCAACACCGAATCAAATGTTTCTAGAACAAAGGGTGCCAATGTTGATAACAGCAATTCGACTTCAACTAGCCAGCCTGAGCCTATTGTTGATGAACTGAACACCACTGATATAGTTCCTGTCAAATTGATAAACAGTTTACCAACCATGCCTATAGTACACCAAAAGGATTGTGTTGGTCAAGGTACTGCAGAGATCGTTAGAAGTACCTCAAACAGTCTATGTGAGGCAGGCCCGCATGATGGTTACCATACAACTTCTGCCAAAATTAGAGATCGTATTGATGGAGCTCGTGAGTATTTATCAAGGAATAGGCCTCCATCCTTTCGGCGTCGTACTGATCATGACCATGATACCCGTCATGAGGAAGAACCATGTGTTTCCCATGGCGCCAAGGTGGTTAATGAGCCAGATACACTGTCTGTGCATAATGATAAGACTGATGAACCCTGTCAGGGTGATGGTAAGACTGATGAAGCAGCAATTACAGATCGAACATTTGAATCGGTGGATTATCAACCAAATCAAGAGCATAGCATATGTTCTGACGTAGGCCCAAGTTTGAAGGTGGCTGATAAGGAGTTGGTCGGAACATTAAGGTCTTTTGGCGAATCGATGGTTGAAAATATTCAG GTTATTGAACTACACTTTCGACCAAATTTACCCACGGCATCAGTGCAAAATGGTCCCGGAAGCACAGAGCAAGCCAAGGCGCTTGTAGCCCTCGAGGAACTCAAGAAGATCAGTGATCTTTTATGTCGTGTTTAA
- the LOC125519992 gene encoding uncharacterized protein LOC125519992 gives MARALSSRAAATLSRRLGARPAAAVARRANHTRRPGAGGAMVLELDAAGASPAAAEGAGALKRRLEEAIDGAMARMSEPEWAPFRPGTSYYAPPRPAGAALGLLELVTRGGGIGVLPPPLSDDEARAVASSSRGYPCSAYFVDGRFPDEEVEGLVEDADLAEED, from the exons ATGGCGCGGGCGCTCTCCTCCCGGGCGGCGGCGACCCTGTCCCGGCGGCTGGGGGCCCGGCCCGCGGCGGCCGTGGCCCGCCGCGCCAACCACACGCGGCGCCCGGGCGCGGGGGGCGCGATGGTGCTGGAGCTGGACGCGGCGGGGGCGTCGCCGGCGGCCGCGGAGGGCGCGGGCGCGCTCAAGCGGCGCCTCGAGGAGGCCATCGACGGCGCCATGGCCCGCATGTCCGAGCCCGAGTGGGCGCCCTTCCGGCCCGGCACCTCCTACTacgcgccgccccgccccgcggGGGCCGCCCTCGGCCTGCTCGAGCTCGTCACCCGCGGCGGCGGGATCGGGGTGCTCCCGCCCCCGCTCTCCGACGACGAGGCCCGCGCCGTCGCCTCCTCCTCCCGCGGATACCCCTGCTCCGCCTACTTCGTCGACG GACGCTTCCCGGATGAGGAGGTGGAGGGATTGGTAGAGGATGCAGATCTAGCTGAAGAGGACTGA
- the LOC125519991 gene encoding putative clathrin assembly protein At5g57200 isoform X2 produces the protein MAVMGSGTWRKAYGALKDSTKVGLANFNSEYKDLDIAIVKATNHMECPPKERHFRRIMFANSANRPRADVAYSICTLARRLSKTKNWIVALKTLIVIHRLLREGDGSFKDDFLSYSYRGNILQLPNFRDDSSPLAWDSSAWVRLYAFYLHERVECFGVLKYDVEADRLVKLPQASGKAHSRTRTLPCEDLLDQLPALQKLLQRLISCQPEGTACTNHLVQYALALVLKESFKIYCSINDGIINLVDMYFDMAKMDAIKALEIYKRAGQQAEKLSAYYDYCKNLELAKTFQFPTLRQPPSSFLATMEEYIREAPSVSITRKSVSSPSDHEDEAPQETEKPVEEEKEEPAEAAPEEEPPYTTLSEEDEPPPLPPTTGDLLNLDEELHPMIANLEQSNALALAIVEPGSENNASAPLDLFAVDKAGWELALVAAQSNHTSQPAVSQVQAGGFDKLLLDSLYEDDVRRQQIASVTYNGGVTVNPFDPNDPFAMSNSFAPPSNVQFAMMGQQQYYQAQQHGYFQVQQQQQHQMVAMPPQTYQQQQAQYAVNAGLSNPFGDPFSALVTTANPPKQNNQI, from the exons ATGGCGGTCATGGGGTCCGGCACCTGGCGCAAGGCCTACGGCGCCCTCAAGGACTCCACCAAGGTTGGCCTCGCCAACTTCAACAGCGAGTACAAG GATCTGGATATCGCCATCGTGAAGGCGACGAACCACATGGAGTGCCCGCCCAAGGAGCGGCACTTCAGGA GGATAATGTTTGCGAACTCGGCAAATCGCCCGCGGGCCGACGTCGCCTACTCCATATGTACATTGgcccggagattgtccaagaccAAGAATTGGATA GTTGCGCTTAAAACATTGATAGTGATACATAGGTTACTGAGAGAAGGCGACGGGTCATTCAAAGATGACTTCCTGAGCTATTCATACAGAGGAAACATTTTGCAGCTTCCAAATTTCAGGGACGACTCGAGCCCATTAG CATGGGATTCCTCTGCTTGGGTTCGCCTGTATGCATTCTACCTACATGAACGTGTCGAATGCTTTGGGGTTCTAAAATACGACGTCGAAGCCGATCGTCTGGTGAAATTACCCCAGGCTTCTGGCAAG GCACACAGTAGAACAAGAACCCTTCCATGTGAAGATCTTTTAGATCAGTTGCCTGCATTGCAGAAACTACTACAACGGCTTATTTCTTGCCAG CCTGAAGGTACAGCCTGCACCAATCACCTTGTACAATATGCATTAGCCCTT GTTTTGAAGGAGAGCTTCAAAATATACTGTTCGATAAATGACGGCATCATCAATCTTGTTGATATG TATTTTGATATGGCAAAAATGGATGCTATCAAGGCCCTTGAAATTTATAAAAGAGCTGGCCAGCAG GCAGAAAAGCTTTCTGCGTATTATGACTACTGCAAAAATCTTGAGCTCGCCAAGACTTTCCAGTTTCCTACTTTGAGGCAG CCACCTTCTTCATTCCTTGCAACTATGGAAGAGTACATCAGAGAAGCACCCAGTGTCAGCATCACGAGAAAGAGTGTG AGTTCACCTAGTGACCACGAAGATGAAGCTCCACAGGAAACCGAGAAACCGGTTGAAGAGGAGAAAGAAGAGCCAGCGGAAGCTGCACCTGAAGAAGAGCCACCATATACCACTCTCTCAGAAGAAGATGAACCCCCACCATTGCCGCCAACCACTGGGGATCTATTA AACTTGGATGAAGAATTGCACCCCATGATTGCAAACCTTGAACAAAGCAACGCACTTGCTCTTGCCATCGTGGAACCAG GGAGTGAGAACAATGCCTCGGCCCCTCTAGACTTGTTTGCCGTTGACAAAGCTGGGTGGGAATTGGCACTGGTCGCTGCCCAGAGTAACCACACAAGCCAACCAGCTGTCAGCCAAGTG CAAGCCGGAGGGTTCGACAAGCTGCTGCTAGACAGCCTATACGAAGACGATGTGAGGAGGCAGCAAATCGCCAGTGTGACCTACAACGGCGGCGTCACGGTGAACCCATTTGACCCCAATGACCCGTTTGCCATGTCCAACAGCTTCGCGCCGCCATCGAATGTGCAGTTCGCCATGATGGGGCAGCAGCAGTACTACCAGGCACAGCAGCATGGCTACTTCCAGgtgcagcagcagcaacaacatcAGATGGTGGCGATGCCGCCACAGACATACCAGCAGCAGCAGGCTCAGTACGCCGTGAATGCCGGATTATCCAACCCGTTCGGAGATCCGTTCAGTGCTCTCGTCACGACGGCAAATCCGCCAAAGCAAAACAATCAGATTTAG
- the LOC125524348 gene encoding uncharacterized protein LOC125524348 isoform X2: protein MLRWLSFMLLIFAHFEWEGQEIPIVLHGCSKLEKATIMFRGSKGLAPVFTLVPSILPVKLQNLTTRPHGTFMHLRHMTCQLTVFSRQPNADNRILQLARCLDISPRLETLYLDMVYLNLEGGGSDDVRIHGSPTCVTMIISRRSALLRSRLVCFPSRIMASSVLRRRSADGHSLPWGASVPLELLPN, encoded by the exons ATGTTGAGATGGTTGAGTTTCATGCTGCTGATCTTTGCGCATTTTGAGTGGGAAGGACAAGAGATCCCTATAGTACTTCATGGGTGCTCCAAATTAGAGAAGGCTACGATAATGTTCAGAGGCAGCAAAGGACTGGCCCCTGTATTCACTTTAGTTCCGAGCATTTTGCCAGTGAAG TTGCAAAATCTGACAACAAGACCACATGGCACGTTTATGCATTTGAGGCACATGACCTGTCAATTAACTGTCTTCTCTAGGCAGCCAAACGCCGACAACAGAATTCTTCAACTTGCCCGCTGCTTGGATATTTCGCCCCGACTGGAGACGTTGTATTTGGAT ATGGTATATCTGAACCTCGAGGGCGGTGGGAGCGATGATGTTCGTATACATGGGTCTCCCACATGCGTCACCATGATCATCTCAAGACGGTCTGCATTGCTCAGGTCGCGGCTGGTATGTTTCCCATCCAGGATCATGGCATCTAGCGTGCTGCGCCGGAGGTCAGCAGATGGGCATAGCTTACCCTGGGGCGCTTCG GTGCCGCTGGAGCTACTTCCTAACTGA
- the LOC125526017 gene encoding diphthamide biosynthesis protein 3: MSAYDEVEIEDMEWSEELGAYTYPCPCGDLFQITLADLRLGEEIARCPSCSLFLTVVYNEEDFADAKEPPQKPPAAAQPVAVA, from the coding sequence ATGTCGGCGTACGACGAGGTGGAGATCGAGGACATGGAGTGGAGCGAGGAGCTGGGGGCGTACACGTACCCGTGCCCCTGCGGCGACCTCTTCCAGATCACGCTCGCCGACCTCCGCCTCGGGGAGGAGATCGCGCGCTGCCCCTCCTGCTCGCTCTTCCTCACCGTCGTCTACAACGAGGAGGACTTCGCCGACGCCAAGGAGCCCCCGCAGaagccgccggccgccgcgcagCCCGTCGCCGTCGCCTGA
- the LOC125524348 gene encoding uncharacterized protein LOC125524348 isoform X1, with the protein MLRWLSFMLLIFAHFEWEGQEIPIVLHGCSKLEKATIMFRGSKGLAPVFTLVPSILPVKLQNLTTRPHGTFMHLRHMTCQLTVFSRQPNADNRILQLARCLDISPRLETLYLDMVYLNLEGGGSDDVRIHGSPTCVTMIISRRSALLRSRLVCFPSRIMASSVLRRRSADGHSLPWGASVRCRWSYFLTDERT; encoded by the exons ATGTTGAGATGGTTGAGTTTCATGCTGCTGATCTTTGCGCATTTTGAGTGGGAAGGACAAGAGATCCCTATAGTACTTCATGGGTGCTCCAAATTAGAGAAGGCTACGATAATGTTCAGAGGCAGCAAAGGACTGGCCCCTGTATTCACTTTAGTTCCGAGCATTTTGCCAGTGAAG TTGCAAAATCTGACAACAAGACCACATGGCACGTTTATGCATTTGAGGCACATGACCTGTCAATTAACTGTCTTCTCTAGGCAGCCAAACGCCGACAACAGAATTCTTCAACTTGCCCGCTGCTTGGATATTTCGCCCCGACTGGAGACGTTGTATTTGGAT ATGGTATATCTGAACCTCGAGGGCGGTGGGAGCGATGATGTTCGTATACATGGGTCTCCCACATGCGTCACCATGATCATCTCAAGACGGTCTGCATTGCTCAGGTCGCGGCTGGTATGTTTCCCATCCAGGATCATGGCATCTAGCGTGCTGCGCCGGAGGTCAGCAGATGGGCATAGCTTACCCTGGGGCGCTTCGGTAAG GTGCCGCTGGAGCTACTTCCTAACTGATGAAAGAACTTGA